In Asanoa sp. WMMD1127, one genomic interval encodes:
- a CDS encoding YccF domain-containing protein, with translation MMRLILNVLWFIFGSGFLLAIGYGLAALICFALVVTIPFGVAALRLARYSLWPFGRTIVSRPEAGLPSGVANILWVVLAGWWLALAHILAGIAQCVTIIGIPFGVANFKLVPAAFWPLGREIVEL, from the coding sequence ATCATGCGGCTGATCCTCAATGTCCTCTGGTTCATCTTCGGCAGCGGCTTCCTGCTGGCGATCGGGTACGGCCTCGCCGCGCTGATCTGCTTCGCCCTCGTCGTCACGATCCCGTTCGGTGTCGCGGCGCTGCGGCTGGCGAGGTATTCGCTGTGGCCCTTCGGCCGCACGATCGTCAGCCGCCCCGAGGCCGGCCTGCCCTCCGGCGTGGCCAACATCCTGTGGGTGGTGCTGGCCGGCTGGTGGCTGGCCCTCGCCCACATCCTCGCCGGCATCGCGCAGTGCGTCACGATCATCGGCATCCCGTTCGGCGTCGCCAACTTCAAGCTCGTACCCGCCGCGTTCTGGCCCCTCGGTCGCGAGATCGTCGAACTCTGA